The Terriglobus sp. TAA 43 sequence ATCTGGTTGTTGCCGGAGTGAATAATTTCAGCGGAACGATTGCGTTGGGATGCACGGCACCGGCCGGCACGGAGACGACCTGTTCCATCAATCCTGCGAGCGTTACTACTGGCTCGTCTGCTGTGATCACGATCAATACAACGAAGGCCGCCGCATCTACGAAGAGTGCTAGCAGGATCGCGGTTGGCGCGTCTGCTGCGGGTCTGTTTGCGTTGCTGTTGATGGGAGGGCGCAGGCGGCGTGTGGCTGCGTTGCTATTGGTTCTGCTGGGAGTTGGGTTGATGAGCGGTGGGTGCGGAGAAGATTCCACCTCCAACAATGGTGGAGGGACGACGGACTCAGGCACACCGTTGGGAACGCTGACCTTCCAGGTGGTGGGAACCGCCGTTGGTGGGCCGGTTGCTGCCAGCCGTACTGCCGCAGTGTCTGTAACCGTGCAGTAGTCGCGTTTCGGTTGAAGCTTTAGCGAGCGAGCAGAACTACGCCTGCGGCTACAAAGATGGCTGCAAGCCAGCGGCGACGATCGACATTTTCCTTCAGGTAGAACTTTGCGGCGATCGCTGTTGCGATGAAGGTAAGGGAATTGGTCGCCGGGGCTACGAGGCTCAGGTCGGCTCCTGATAAAGCGAAGAGCAGCGAGAAGAAGCTGATCGCCATGCAGAAGATGCCGCCGATGAGATACGGCGAGGAGACGACCGCCTTGATTGCGCCTGGGAGGCCGGATTTCGAGCGGATCTCATCCAGATCGCCAACGCGCGTCATGGCGGCAGAGATGAGCGTTTCGCCTACGGTGGCGCCTGCGACCATCAGAACAATCGTGATCACGGTGTCGGCAGAAAGATGCGTCATGCGCCTTCGCCTCCGGTTAATGCGATCGTGTGTTTATGCTCTGTCTTCGATGGTCCGTTCGCTACGAAACCCACGCCGATGACGATGCAGGCAATGCCAGCCCAGCGCGTGGGGGTGATGGCTTCATGTAGCCAGAGACGGCCGATCAGAGCAGTGACTACATTGCCGAAGGCCGTTGCGGGCTGAATAAAGGTGAGGTCGGCCCATGACAGCGCCGTCATGTAACTGCCCATGAAACTGATGAGCACTGCGATGCCGGCGATCACCCACGGGTTCAGCAGAGCGTGCAGTAAGAGGCCAAGATGAGCGAAGGAGACAGGGCCAACTTCACGCATGCCGCGGCTTAACAGTGCATCGCCCACCGATGCGCCCAGCATGATGAAGACGAGCATGAGGTATTGCGAGAATTTTAGGCGGTGAGACATCGACACATTTGATTGTATCGGGACGAAATAGACTCAGGATTGCTGCGGGACGCGCTGTTGCAATGCGGCAAGAAAGCCCGGCATGTCTTTCAGGTGGAGTTCCTTGTATTGATGTGGATACAGGTCGTGGGAGAGTTTCGCGACTTCGAGTTCCACTACATTTCTTTTTAGCTTTCCTTTGCCATCGCATGCCTGCTGGAAGGAGACGATGGAACTGTAGGGAATGAAGACGGAACGTAAACCTTGGCGGATTCGCAGCGAACGCTCAGTGAACTGAACTTTGCCTGAGAGGTAAAACAACACGTTCATACACAGGCAGAGTAGCCACAGCGTGAGAGCAATCACGGTAAGCCAACGCCGGTAAGAAAGGCTATAGACCGAATGACTGGTGAGCCGGTCCGCGCTAAAGATAACCCATACAAGAGAGATGACAATCTGACTGAGGCCACCATTGTTGGTTATGCGGAAGGTCATGACTGCATCCTGATGTGGGATCGGCTGGTATGCAAGCGAAAAGAAACGCCTCCCGAAGGAAGCGTTTTCTGTTTGATACCAGCATGATGCTTACGCGTTCATGCTGACTGATTCCTGCTGCTTCAGTGCGTTCTCTTCCGCCTTGGCGCGAGCGGCCTTGTTACGCTGCGAGCGGAGCTTCATGAACGACTTTGCTTCCACGTAGAGGCGGGGCACATCGCGGTTGACGATGGCCTTCCAGACGACGCGGAACGCTGCCTTCGGGCGGAAGTAGTATTCGTCGTAGAAGCGGTGAACTGCTTCCATTACGTACTCCGTCGGCAGGCCGGGGTACTCGATGTGCGCCATCTGGTGGCCGCCGTTGTCGTTCATGTTCTCGTTGGTGATGAAGCCATTCTTCTCGGCGAATTCGTAGAACTCAGTGCCGGGGTAAGCGTGGGCTACCGAGACCTGGATGGTCTCGCAGTCGAGCTGCTTCGCGAAGTTGATGGTGTTGCGGATGGATTCCTTCGTCTCGCCCGGCAGGCCGAGGATGAAGTCGGCGTGGATGATGAGGCCGAGGTCGTGGCAGTCCTTCACGAATTCGCGAGCGCGCTCGACGGTGGAACCCTTCTTGATGTTCTTCAGGATCTGCGGATCGCCGGACTCAAAGCCCACGATGAGCAGACGGCAGCCCGCTTCCTTCATAGCCTTCAGCGTGTCGCGATGCGTGGTGGTACGGCTGGTGCAGGACCAGGTGATGCCGAGCGGCTTCAGCTTTGCGCAGAGCTCGATGGTGCGTTCCTTCTGGATGTTGAATGTGTCGTCATCGAAGAAGAATTCCTTCACATGAGGGAAGTTCTCCTTGGCCCACTTCAGCTCGGCGGCCACGTCGTCGGTGGAGCGCTTACGCCATGCGTGACCGGAGAGGGTCTGCGGCCAGAGGCAGAAGGTGCACTGCGCCGGGCAGCCACGTGTGCTGTACAGCGAGATGTAGGGGTGCAGCAGGAACGGCACGTTGTAGCGCGTGACGTCCATGTCGCGCTTGTAGATCTTGGTGGCCCAAGGCATCGCGTCCAGGTCTTCGACCTGCGGACGGTCCGGGTTGTGCTGGATGACGCCGTTCTCGTCCTTATAGGAGAGGCCGAGGATTTCGCTGATCGGCTTGCCCTGCGCGTATTCGACGATGGTGTAGTCGAACTCGCGGCGGCAGATGAAGTCGATGGCGCTGCACTCGTTCAGAGCGCGCTCGGGGTCGGTGGTGACCGGCGGTCCAACGAAGGCGATCTTGATGGTGGGGTTGGCCTTCTTGATGGCCTGTGCCAGAGCGTGATCGCCAGCCCAGCCCACGGTGGAGGTGAAGAGAACCAGGAACTCGTAGCCCTTGGCGATCTCGATGGTCTCATCCGCGGAGATGTGGTGCGGCGGAGCGTCGAGGAGGCGCGAGCCTTCGAGCATGCCGGCGGGATAGGCGAGCCACACGGGATACCAGTAGGACTCAATCTCGCGGGTCGCGGGCCAGCGTGAGCTGGCGCCGCCGTCGAAGTTTTCGAAGGAGGGCGGGTTCAGAAGCAGTGTCTTCAATACCATGGCAATAGCTCCGATTTTACCATTTCTTCACCCCCAGCGAGCTTTTTCGGGCAAGGGAACCCGTAGGTGTTCGTGGCAGTGAGTTTAGAGGATCTTTTTAGCGACCGGGTGCCTGGGGGATTGGCGTGGTGGAAGCGCCCGAAGGCGCTGTTCCCGGGACGCCCGGCGTGTTGTTTCCCGTTGCCGGAGGAATTGACGGCGCAATTGTGCTGCTCTTTCCGCCTACTGCGCTCAAAATCCAGTCGCCGAGGGTGTTGGTCTGGCGCATTACGTTCACCTGCGTCTGGCGCAGTTGCAGGTCGGCGGAGAGTACGTCGAGATACTTCTGACGTTCCTGAAGTTGGGCGTTGAGCTGATCCTTCGGGGTGATCTGCGGCCCCTGGTTGTTTCCACCCTGCTGATTTAACTGGATTTGCAGCGTTTCGAGCTGATCCTGGGCAATCTCTCTGTCATCTCGCGCCAGTTGTGCGCGCAGGTCGAGTTCGCGGGCTGCGTTCTGCAGTTTGGCGCGGCCTTCGCGATAGACTGCCCGCTGCAGGTCCGCGTCGGCATAGGCGCGGGCCGCATCGGCGGCAGAGCCGCGTGCTTTGGCGCGGTGGGCCATATCCAGCAAAGGAATGTTGAACTGCAGGCCGAAGCCGAAGGAGTTCTCGCTGTTGGGATTATCCGGGGTGCCACCGAAACGGGGGTAATACGAGGCATACGAAGAGAGGCCGATGGCGACACGGCTGTAATTTGCCGCCAGGACTATCTGCGGTCGCAGTAGATAACGCTTGTCGCCGAAGGCGACGTATTGTTTTGACTTGGCATTTGCGAAGGCGGCCTTGATGCCATCACCGTCAGAAACCGAATCGGGATCCTCTGTTGTGATGGACGGCTTGGCCTGATAGGCAGGAATGCTGGCACGATCTGTCGTAAACGAGACTGCGGGCAGGCCAGTGAGCTCTGCAAGATGCTGTCGGTTGGCGGCGATGTCATCCTGTACCTGCAACTGCTGCAGGCGAATCTGAGTGGCGGTACGACGCGACTTCGGAAGTTCTACCTTGGGATCAACGCCTAGGGAGATGCGATCCGTTGTGACGTTGACGAGCTTGTCTGCATAGCCGAGAGATTGCTGGAGGACACGGCTGCGTTCCGTGGCATAGTCGAGCGCGAGGTAAGTATTGGTAGTGTCTTCCACCACCTCCACTTCCGCGTTATGCAATGACAGTTCAGCAGCTTTGACGGATTCGTTGGCGGAGCGGATGTAGTCCTTCTGCGAGAACGAGAAGAGAAGACTCTGCGCGCTGATGGAGAAGATGATGGGAACGCCGAGCGGAGCGCCGGTGGATTGGCCATAGCCCGTGGTGGTGGAGACGACCGGAATATAGGCGTCGCGTGACTCGCTGTGACCAGCCCTTGCTTTGTCGAGGTCAGCCTTGGCGATGCGGACTTTCGGACTGTTCTTGAGAGCAAGGTTCACCGCAGAGGACAGCGATACCTGACCGTGTGCCGCGGTAGCAGAACAGAGCAATACAGACGAGATGAGGAGACAGGAAATTTTCATTTGCCGGCGGCCTTCCGTGCCGGTTCGTAGTTATGCGCTAACGCCAGAGCTGCGGCATATTCCTTCTGTGCGCCGTCGTTATCGCCGGATGCCTTCAGGCTATCGCCAAGCAGCACGTGAGCCTGCGCATAGAAAGCGACGTGTTCTTGTGGCGTGGCCAGATAGCTGCGTAGACCGGCCTGAGCCGCGGGAACGCTGCGGTGCATCTGCAGAAGCAGTTTTGCTGCATCCAGTGTGTCGGGGCCGTGTTCCTTATCGCCCTGGATTGCGGATAGCGCCGCTTTTTCGGCGTTATCGTCCTGCTTACGGTTCCGATAAAAACGCGCCAGGTCAACCCATGCCTCCGGGCTATGACCTGCAGCCAGTGCTGCTTTGTATTCCGTTTCGGTTGTGGCGTCGTCGTGACTCTTATTCGCGATCATGGCACTGAGCCGATGTGCGCGTGCTGGGGAAAGGGGCTGCAGCTTTGTGACAAGCAGTTTTGCCTTGTCCGTGCCGCCACCTACGATGCCGGGAGCTTCCACGTAAAACTGGCCAAGGTCACTGAGCGCTTCCACGTTGGAACCATCGAGCTGCACGGCTTTCTCGAATGCACCTCGGATCTTGCCCACCATGCGCATCCCGGTGAAGGCTCCGCTGTGATCCGCTTTGTTGCCGTACATGCGTGCAAGCTCCAGTTCGTAGGTGCTGTTGTTTGGCGCAGCCGCCGTAGCTGCTTCGCAGGCCTGTATCGCGTGGTCGATGTCTTCGATGGAGTTATAGAGTCCGCAACGCAGAAACTCGGCGTCAGCACCTTTTGCATTGCCTAACGCCGCAAAAGCGCTATCGACGCGGCCGTTGTGCGCGTCTGCCTTTGCGGACGCAGGAACCTGCGCCGTGGCACATAAGGATGCCAGCAGAATTGGCGCTGCGAATTGGAGCGAACGCTTCATTACTGCACAACCTTGACCTGTAGTCCCTCTTGAAGATCGATGGAACTGGTGGTCGGATTCAGGGCTACGCTGTCACTGTCGTTGAGGCCAGAGAGGATTTGCACGTTCAACAAGTTGAAGTTGCCGATCTGCACGGTGCGCTTCACAAGGCGGCCCTTCTGAATCAGGTATACATAGTTTGTCGAACTGCCCTGGGTATGTAGCGCTTCGCGCGGAACGCTGAGGACATGGTTCACTTCCTGAGTAATGACACTGACGTTTACGTTTGTGTTGGGCAGAAGATCGCCCGTGGCATCGTCGACTGAGATGAGGCATTCGCCGACGTTACGCGTACCGTACGTGATGACCGTGGTCGGCACGCGGACGATGTGACCATGCCACTGTTGAGTTGGCCGCGCATCCCACTTGATGGTCACCTGCTGGTCAACCTTGAGTTTGCCGATCTCAGGTTCGTCGAAGTAGGCGCGCACCTGCATGTTATTGAGGTTGGCAAGCTGGATGAGCTCTTCTCCCGCACCGACAAAGTCATAGGCCTTCACGGGAAGGGAATAGACCGTACCGGCGAATGGAGCGCGAACGATTTCCTGCGACAACTGTTGCTCTGCCGCGCCCAGAGCGGCATGGCTGTCGTTTAATTGCGCCTGTACTCGATTCAGGTCTGTCGACGCATAGCGTGACGTGGAACGTTGCTGAAGGGCACCCAGTGAGCTCTGCGCAGAGGACAGGCGGGATTGAGCGGCAGCAACTTCTGATGCGGAGGCCGCACCGCGCGCCTGAAGCGCCTGCAGTGCAGAGAGATCTTTCTGCGATTGTTCCACCTGCAATTTCGCGCGATCCAGGTCGCCGAGGATAGCGATGCGCTCATCCTTTGACCCGTTATTGCGCATGTCGGCCTGTGCGGCCTGTGCCTGTGCAATGGCGGAACGCGCCGTTTCGACGCGCGATTCAGCGGTGGCCGAGTTCATCTTAAGGAGCAGAGTGCCGGCGGCAACCTGCTGTCCGTTACGCACGTAGACAGCCTGAACGCTGCCAGGTTCCTGTGCGTGCGCCTGGAAATTCTGGGTGGGCTCAACTTTGCCTGTGGTGGAAGTGTTGCTCACGAGGTCGGTATAGCTGGCCTTCGCAACACGGATCTCCACTTCGCTACGTGTGAAATAGCGAATGCCAAAGACAAGGGCCGAAACGGCCGCTGCCACAATCAGAATTCGAATCGCGATTTTGCTGCCGTTTACGCTTGCTTGTTCGCTCATGCCCGAATCGTCATTGTATAGGACGCCTCTCGCCCGGTCTGCGCTTCAATTTGTTGTCGAGACGGGTGTTAACCGCAGATCACACAGTTCCATTTCCACTCCGCCAAACTGTGGATGCCGATTTTCACGTACTCGATACACAACATCCACGCGGGATCCTGATGCGATACCCATCTCCGCGATTTTTTCCGGCCACACGATTTCTCGGCTCCATCCCAGACAGTCCACAGTTGATTCCGGTGAGATGCGAATACGGAGTTTGATGTGGCGCTCCTTCAATGTTTTTGGAGCTTCTTCCACCTGGCAATCGCGTGACAGGAAGAGAGGCTCCCGGTTGCCCTGGCCAAACGGTTCGAGCAGATGCAATTTCTTTATCAGGTCGGGATTAAGTTCCGCTGAAGGCAGCTCTGCGTCAATCGCAATGCGCTCCTGCAGCATGGCCGAGGAAAGGCGGCCAAGACTGTATGTCGACAGACGCTCGCGCAAGAGGGGCACGCGATCTGACGGCAGGGAGAAGCCGACGGCATGTGCGTGTCCGCCGAAACGGTCAAACAGCAGCGGCTCTGTTTCGGTGTGTGCCGCGGTAATGGCGTCGAGCAGGTGAAACCCGGAAACGGAGCGGCCCGAGCCGTGAGCTTGTCCATCTTCATGCGCGATGACGAGCGCGGGGCGTCGCATGCGCTCAACGACGCGCGAGGCAAGAATACCGATGACACCACGATGCCAGCCTTCACCGTCGAGTACGAGGCAGCCCATGGTGCCGAGAGCGGATTCATCGGAGCGGAGGGCTTCCATTTGTGTTTCCAGCGTGGCCAGTACGCTGGCTTCCACGTTGCGACGATCTTCGTTGAGTTGGTGGAGCTTTGCGGCGAGCGCTGCTCCTTCTTCCGGTGTCCGTGCCAGGAACATGCGGACGACATCTGCGGCCACATCCATGCGTCCGGCTGCGTTAATGCGTGGCGCAACGCGGAAGGCGATGTCTGTGGCTGAAGGTCCGCGTTCCTCGTCCGAGACGACACCTGCCAGGTCGAACAAGGCACGGAGACCGGACTGCCGCTGATCGCGGAGTGCTCTTAAGCCGAGCGCAACGATGACACGGTTTTCGCCGGTGAGTGGAACAGAATCTGCGATGGTGGCAATGGCTACCAGCTTGAGCAGCGAAGGGAGCAGCTTGTCCCAAAGGGCAAGGAAGTCGACCGCGCGATAGGCGTTGGGATCAGCGGCTGGCTTTGTTGCGGCGTGGAGCAGGGCATGCGCGAGTTTGAAGGCGACCGCCGCGCCGCAAAGTTCTTTGTACGGATAGTCGCAGCCGGGCTGGTTGGGATTAATGACCGCAATGGCTTCCGGGATACCCTGCATGCCGTCAGGGAGATGGTGGTCCGTGACGATCAGGTCAAGGCCGAGGCGCTTCGACTCTTCCGCCGCAGCAAAGGCGCGGATTCCGGTGTCGACACTGATGACGAGGCGAATGCCCTGTGTGGCGGCTTCAGCTAGCACGCTGGACTGTATGCCGTAGCCTTCGCGAATGCGGTGGGGGATGTGATATCGCACCAGCGAGGGACCGCCAGTGGGCGTGATGCGGTCAATCGCCGTTTTCAGCAGTACGGTGGCGGTGGTGCCGTCGACATCGTAATCGCCATAAATGAGGATGGGTTCGCGCTTGGCGACTGCCTGCAGCACGCGCGCTACGGCTTCCTTCATGCCACCGAGGAGCATGGGATCGTGCAGGGCTGCCATATCTGGAATGAGGAAACGGCGAGCATCTGCGGGAGTTTCAATTCCACGGGAGACAAGTACCTGCGCGAACCAGAGCGGCTGCTCGAGCGCCGCAGCAAGACCGTGCGCTTCTACACCGGGTTCATCCGGCAAGACCCAGCGTGCATTTCGGGCTGTTGCGATTTCTTCTGGTTCAGACATTGAGCGGATCAGTCTTCGTCGCTGTCATCCAGAACAATGCTGCCCAGATCGGCCACGGCTTCCATCCACTGCTGATAACGGTCGTACCAGTCCGTAGCCGTTTCATAGAGGAACATGATGCCGTTGTAGGCGAAGCCGATCTGCAGATAACCGGTTTTGCCGATGTGCTGCAGAAGATACTGCGCGTCATCGAGGTCCTGGCCGGCTTCGTCGGGAAAGCGGTGAACACGGGTGCGTTCAATGAGCATCTCAATGTCCTGCTTTTCCAGCACGACTTCGCTCATGGTGACGAAGGCAACGTTGGTGGCCTTGGCGTGCTCTACAAAGTCTTTCCAGGCATCGGGGCCGTGTTCCTCAAACATGACAGAAGGAACGTCTTCCGGAACATACGCATTCACCGTACGCAGGCCGTTGCCTGCGATGAACGCAATCATGTCGTCTTTGAGGCCGAGCAGATCGTCAGGGTGCATTTCGTGTTTATTGTCTCACTTCGGCGTGACGTTAGCATGGGAAGATGGCGGTTCCCGAGCGGCAGATTCTTGTATGTCTCAATGAGCGCGATCCTGACGCCTCGCGTCCCTCGTGCCGCAACGAAGGCTCGAGGAAACTGAAGGACGAGCTGAAGGACCTGGTGAAGGATGCCGGGCTGAAGGGCCGTGTCCGCGTATTGGAAACCAGCTGCATGGACCAGTGCGAACACGCCGCGGTCTGCGTGGTGTATCCGGACAACGTTTGGTACAGCTTTGTGAAGGCGAAAGACGCCGAGGAGATTGTGCAGGAACACCTGCTGAACAACCGTCCGGTGGAACGTCTGCTGCACGACAATCCCGCCAATCTGGCCCATGCGGATCGAAGGGCAGAGAAACGCGACTAAGTTGCGTGCTATCCTCCTCTTGCCCATGCTCTTCTCAAAGGATTACGTCGGATATCTCTCGCGGCAGGTGGTGCGCCGGCTTCAGGAAGCGAAAGTCGTACGCACGGATAAGCCCGCCGTTCTGGCAGAACGCATCAACAATGGCCTGGTTGACGAGCTTTCTCTCGAAGACCGCATCAACGAAGAGGCTCGCCTGATTCTGGAGCAGTTACAGGGTGAGATGAGCAAAGTCGGCGCCAGCTACCCGGAGATGTTCAAGAAGATCAAGCTGCGCCTGGTGCAGCAGTACAAGGCGGTGCTGTAATGCGCATTTCACGCGATAAAGTGAACAAACTTGCCCACGTGATCGCAGATACGCTCGCCGATACGGATGAAGCGGAATTCCTTGAGGACCGCAACACCATCCGCCAGGAAGCTCGCAAAATTCTGGAGCAGCTTTTCGCCGAAGAAGTGAAGATTGACGCTGCAGCGCGCC is a genomic window containing:
- a CDS encoding EamA family transporter; this encodes MTHLSADTVITIVLMVAGATVGETLISAAMTRVGDLDEIRSKSGLPGAIKAVVSSPYLIGGIFCMAISFFSLLFALSGADLSLVAPATNSLTFIATAIAAKFYLKENVDRRRWLAAIFVAAGVVLLAR
- a CDS encoding EamA family transporter, producing MSHRLKFSQYLMLVFIMLGASVGDALLSRGMREVGPVSFAHLGLLLHALLNPWVIAGIAVLISFMGSYMTALSWADLTFIQPATAFGNVVTALIGRLWLHEAITPTRWAGIACIVIGVGFVANGPSKTEHKHTIALTGGEGA
- the hpnJ gene encoding hopanoid biosynthesis associated radical SAM protein HpnJ codes for the protein MVLKTLLLNPPSFENFDGGASSRWPATREIESYWYPVWLAYPAGMLEGSRLLDAPPHHISADETIEIAKGYEFLVLFTSTVGWAGDHALAQAIKKANPTIKIAFVGPPVTTDPERALNECSAIDFICRREFDYTIVEYAQGKPISEILGLSYKDENGVIQHNPDRPQVEDLDAMPWATKIYKRDMDVTRYNVPFLLHPYISLYSTRGCPAQCTFCLWPQTLSGHAWRKRSTDDVAAELKWAKENFPHVKEFFFDDDTFNIQKERTIELCAKLKPLGITWSCTSRTTTHRDTLKAMKEAGCRLLIVGFESGDPQILKNIKKGSTVERAREFVKDCHDLGLIIHADFILGLPGETKESIRNTINFAKQLDCETIQVSVAHAYPGTEFYEFAEKNGFITNENMNDNGGHQMAHIEYPGLPTEYVMEAVHRFYDEYYFRPKAAFRVVWKAIVNRDVPRLYVEAKSFMKLRSQRNKAARAKAEENALKQQESVSMNA
- a CDS encoding TolC family protein, with product MKISCLLISSVLLCSATAAHGQVSLSSAVNLALKNSPKVRIAKADLDKARAGHSESRDAYIPVVSTTTGYGQSTGAPLGVPIIFSISAQSLLFSFSQKDYIRSANESVKAAELSLHNAEVEVVEDTTNTYLALDYATERSRVLQQSLGYADKLVNVTTDRISLGVDPKVELPKSRRTATQIRLQQLQVQDDIAANRQHLAELTGLPAVSFTTDRASIPAYQAKPSITTEDPDSVSDGDGIKAAFANAKSKQYVAFGDKRYLLRPQIVLAANYSRVAIGLSSYASYYPRFGGTPDNPNSENSFGFGLQFNIPLLDMAHRAKARGSAADAARAYADADLQRAVYREGRAKLQNAARELDLRAQLARDDREIAQDQLETLQIQLNQQGGNNQGPQITPKDQLNAQLQERQKYLDVLSADLQLRQTQVNVMRQTNTLGDWILSAVGGKSSTIAPSIPPATGNNTPGVPGTAPSGASTTPIPQAPGR
- a CDS encoding lipopolysaccharide assembly protein LapB, with the protein product MKRSLQFAAPILLASLCATAQVPASAKADAHNGRVDSAFAALGNAKGADAEFLRCGLYNSIEDIDHAIQACEAATAAAPNNSTYELELARMYGNKADHSGAFTGMRMVGKIRGAFEKAVQLDGSNVEALSDLGQFYVEAPGIVGGGTDKAKLLVTKLQPLSPARAHRLSAMIANKSHDDATTETEYKAALAAGHSPEAWVDLARFYRNRKQDDNAEKAALSAIQGDKEHGPDTLDAAKLLLQMHRSVPAAQAGLRSYLATPQEHVAFYAQAHVLLGDSLKASGDNDGAQKEYAAALALAHNYEPARKAAGK
- a CDS encoding efflux RND transporter periplasmic adaptor subunit encodes the protein MSEQASVNGSKIAIRILIVAAAVSALVFGIRYFTRSEVEIRVAKASYTDLVSNTSTTGKVEPTQNFQAHAQEPGSVQAVYVRNGQQVAAGTLLLKMNSATAESRVETARSAIAQAQAAQADMRNNGSKDERIAILGDLDRAKLQVEQSQKDLSALQALQARGAASASEVAAAQSRLSSAQSSLGALQQRSTSRYASTDLNRVQAQLNDSHAALGAAEQQLSQEIVRAPFAGTVYSLPVKAYDFVGAGEELIQLANLNNMQVRAYFDEPEIGKLKVDQQVTIKWDARPTQQWHGHIVRVPTTVITYGTRNVGECLISVDDATGDLLPNTNVNVSVITQEVNHVLSVPREALHTQGSSTNYVYLIQKGRLVKRTVQIGNFNLLNVQILSGLNDSDSVALNPTTSSIDLQEGLQVKVVQ
- the recJ gene encoding single-stranded-DNA-specific exonuclease RecJ yields the protein MSEPEEIATARNARWVLPDEPGVEAHGLAAALEQPLWFAQVLVSRGIETPADARRFLIPDMAALHDPMLLGGMKEAVARVLQAVAKREPILIYGDYDVDGTTATVLLKTAIDRITPTGGPSLVRYHIPHRIREGYGIQSSVLAEAATQGIRLVISVDTGIRAFAAAEESKRLGLDLIVTDHHLPDGMQGIPEAIAVINPNQPGCDYPYKELCGAAVAFKLAHALLHAATKPAADPNAYRAVDFLALWDKLLPSLLKLVAIATIADSVPLTGENRVIVALGLRALRDQRQSGLRALFDLAGVVSDEERGPSATDIAFRVAPRINAAGRMDVAADVVRMFLARTPEEGAALAAKLHQLNEDRRNVEASVLATLETQMEALRSDESALGTMGCLVLDGEGWHRGVIGILASRVVERMRRPALVIAHEDGQAHGSGRSVSGFHLLDAITAAHTETEPLLFDRFGGHAHAVGFSLPSDRVPLLRERLSTYSLGRLSSAMLQERIAIDAELPSAELNPDLIKKLHLLEPFGQGNREPLFLSRDCQVEEAPKTLKERHIKLRIRISPESTVDCLGWSREIVWPEKIAEMGIASGSRVDVVYRVRENRHPQFGGVEMELCDLRLTPVSTTN
- a CDS encoding ferredoxin; translation: MAVPERQILVCLNERDPDASRPSCRNEGSRKLKDELKDLVKDAGLKGRVRVLETSCMDQCEHAAVCVVYPDNVWYSFVKAKDAEEIVQEHLLNNRPVERLLHDNPANLAHADRRAEKRD
- a CDS encoding DUF507 family protein, giving the protein MRAILLLPMLFSKDYVGYLSRQVVRRLQEAKVVRTDKPAVLAERINNGLVDELSLEDRINEEARLILEQLQGEMSKVGASYPEMFKKIKLRLVQQYKAVL
- a CDS encoding DUF507 family protein codes for the protein MRISRDKVNKLAHVIADTLADTDEAEFLEDRNTIRQEARKILEQLFAEEVKIDAAARQKITSQQRIILEGTQEWDILYRKYYNDEVKRLGI